From Apium graveolens cultivar Ventura chromosome 9, ASM990537v1, whole genome shotgun sequence, the proteins below share one genomic window:
- the LOC141684262 gene encoding acetyl-coenzyme A carboxylase carboxyl transferase subunit alpha, chloroplastic-like isoform X9, which yields MALKDLYTHLTPIQRVNIARHPNRPTCLHHIFNITEKFVELHGDRGGYDDPAIITGLGSINGRSYMFIGQQKGRNTKENIMRNFGMPTPHGWYTPSWVVLLGQLIHQQS from the exons ATG GCTCTCAAAGATCTCTACACACATTTGACTCCAATACAACGTGTAAATATTGCACGTCATCCTAATAGGCCAACGTGTCTTCACCACATATTTAATATTACTGAGAAG TTTGTAGAGCTACATGGTGATCGAGGAGGGTATGATGATCCTGCAATTATCACAGGTCTTggatcaataaatggaagaagCTACATGTTCATTGGTCAACAGAAGGGTAGAAACACAAAGGAGAACATTATGCGCAATTTCGGAATGCCTACACCCCATGG GTGGTATACACCATCATGGGTTGTCCTGCTGGGCCAG CTTATTCATCAACAAAGCTAG
- the LOC141684262 gene encoding acetyl-coenzyme A carboxylase carboxyl transferase subunit alpha, chloroplastic-like isoform X5, giving the protein MALKDLYTHLTPIQRVNIARHPNRPTCLHHIFNITEKFVELHGDRGGYDDPAIITGLGSINGRSYMFIGQQKGRNTKENIMRNFGMPTPHGWYTPSWVVLLGQVQTFQICSFCWNGKQF; this is encoded by the exons ATG GCTCTCAAAGATCTCTACACACATTTGACTCCAATACAACGTGTAAATATTGCACGTCATCCTAATAGGCCAACGTGTCTTCACCACATATTTAATATTACTGAGAAG TTTGTAGAGCTACATGGTGATCGAGGAGGGTATGATGATCCTGCAATTATCACAGGTCTTggatcaataaatggaagaagCTACATGTTCATTGGTCAACAGAAGGGTAGAAACACAAAGGAGAACATTATGCGCAATTTCGGAATGCCTACACCCCATGG GTGGTATACACCATCATGGGTTGTCCTGCTGGGCCAGGTACAAACATTTCAAATCTGTAGCTTTTGTTGGAATGGTAAACAGTTCTGA
- the LOC141684262 gene encoding acetyl-coenzyme A carboxylase carboxyl transferase subunit alpha, chloroplastic-like isoform X8, which yields MALKDLYTHLTPIQRVNIARHPNRPTCLHHIFNITEKFVELHGDRGGYDDPAIITGLGSINGRSYMFIGQQKGRNTKENIMRNFGMPTPHGYVYMEVVYTIMGCPAGPGTNISNL from the exons ATG GCTCTCAAAGATCTCTACACACATTTGACTCCAATACAACGTGTAAATATTGCACGTCATCCTAATAGGCCAACGTGTCTTCACCACATATTTAATATTACTGAGAAG TTTGTAGAGCTACATGGTGATCGAGGAGGGTATGATGATCCTGCAATTATCACAGGTCTTggatcaataaatggaagaagCTACATGTTCATTGGTCAACAGAAGGGTAGAAACACAAAGGAGAACATTATGCGCAATTTCGGAATGCCTACACCCCATGGGTATGTATATATGGAG GTGGTATACACCATCATGGGTTGTCCTGCTGGGCCAGGTACAAACATTTCAAATCTGTAG
- the LOC141684262 gene encoding acetyl-coenzyme A carboxylase carboxyl transferase subunit alpha, chloroplastic-like isoform X1 produces the protein MALKDLYTHLTPIQRVNIARHPNRPTCLHHIFNITEKFVELHGDRGGYDDPAIITGLGSINGRSYMFIGQQKGRNTKENIMRNFGMPTPHGYVYMEVVYTIMGCPAGPGCMRWNSISGNVLRASSMVLVIIG, from the exons ATG GCTCTCAAAGATCTCTACACACATTTGACTCCAATACAACGTGTAAATATTGCACGTCATCCTAATAGGCCAACGTGTCTTCACCACATATTTAATATTACTGAGAAG TTTGTAGAGCTACATGGTGATCGAGGAGGGTATGATGATCCTGCAATTATCACAGGTCTTggatcaataaatggaagaagCTACATGTTCATTGGTCAACAGAAGGGTAGAAACACAAAGGAGAACATTATGCGCAATTTCGGAATGCCTACACCCCATGGGTATGTATATATGGAG GTGGTATACACCATCATGGGTTGTCCTGCTGGGCCAG GATGCATGAGGTGGAATTCTATTTCTGGAAACGTACTTAGAGCATCTTCAATGGTGTTGGTTATAATTGGTTGA
- the LOC141684262 gene encoding acetyl-coenzyme A carboxylase carboxyl transferase subunit alpha, chloroplastic-like isoform X2, which translates to MALKDLYTHLTPIQRVNIARHPNRPTCLHHIFNITEKFVELHGDRGGYDDPAIITGLGSINGRSYMFIGQQKGRNTKENIMRNFGMPTPHGYVYMEVVYTIMGCPAGPDFIAGLKAVVCTIAFQDA; encoded by the exons ATG GCTCTCAAAGATCTCTACACACATTTGACTCCAATACAACGTGTAAATATTGCACGTCATCCTAATAGGCCAACGTGTCTTCACCACATATTTAATATTACTGAGAAG TTTGTAGAGCTACATGGTGATCGAGGAGGGTATGATGATCCTGCAATTATCACAGGTCTTggatcaataaatggaagaagCTACATGTTCATTGGTCAACAGAAGGGTAGAAACACAAAGGAGAACATTATGCGCAATTTCGGAATGCCTACACCCCATGGGTATGTATATATGGAG GTGGTATACACCATCATGGGTTGTCCTGCTGGGCCAG ATTTCATCGCAGGGTTGAAAGCAGTAGTTTGTACAATTGCATTTCAGGATGCATGA
- the LOC141684262 gene encoding acetyl-coenzyme A carboxylase carboxyl transferase subunit alpha, chloroplastic-like isoform X4, which translates to MALKDLYTHLTPIQRVNIARHPNRPTCLHHIFNITEKFVELHGDRGGYDDPAIITGLGSINGRSYMFIGQQKGRNTKENIMRNFGMPTPHGYVYMEVVYTIMGCPAGPGLKAVVCTIAFQDA; encoded by the exons ATG GCTCTCAAAGATCTCTACACACATTTGACTCCAATACAACGTGTAAATATTGCACGTCATCCTAATAGGCCAACGTGTCTTCACCACATATTTAATATTACTGAGAAG TTTGTAGAGCTACATGGTGATCGAGGAGGGTATGATGATCCTGCAATTATCACAGGTCTTggatcaataaatggaagaagCTACATGTTCATTGGTCAACAGAAGGGTAGAAACACAAAGGAGAACATTATGCGCAATTTCGGAATGCCTACACCCCATGGGTATGTATATATGGAG GTGGTATACACCATCATGGGTTGTCCTGCTGGGCCAG GGTTGAAAGCAGTAGTTTGTACAATTGCATTTCAGGATGCATGA
- the LOC141684262 gene encoding acetyl-coenzyme A carboxylase carboxyl transferase subunit alpha, chloroplastic-like isoform X7: protein MALKDLYTHLTPIQRVNIARHPNRPTCLHHIFNITEKFVELHGDRGGYDDPAIITGLGSINGRSYMFIGQQKGRNTKENIMRNFGMPTPHGYVYMEVVYTIMGCPAGPVCTIAFQDA from the exons ATG GCTCTCAAAGATCTCTACACACATTTGACTCCAATACAACGTGTAAATATTGCACGTCATCCTAATAGGCCAACGTGTCTTCACCACATATTTAATATTACTGAGAAG TTTGTAGAGCTACATGGTGATCGAGGAGGGTATGATGATCCTGCAATTATCACAGGTCTTggatcaataaatggaagaagCTACATGTTCATTGGTCAACAGAAGGGTAGAAACACAAAGGAGAACATTATGCGCAATTTCGGAATGCCTACACCCCATGGGTATGTATATATGGAG GTGGTATACACCATCATGGGTTGTCCTGCTGGGCCAG TTTGTACAATTGCATTTCAGGATGCATGA
- the LOC141684262 gene encoding acetyl-coenzyme A carboxylase carboxyl transferase subunit alpha, chloroplastic-like isoform X3, which translates to MALKDLYTHLTPIQRVNIARHPNRPTCLHHIFNITEKFVELHGDRGGYDDPAIITGLGSINGRSYMFIGQQKGRNTKENIMRNFGMPTPHGWYTPSWVVLLGQFVQLHFRMHEVEFYFWKRT; encoded by the exons ATG GCTCTCAAAGATCTCTACACACATTTGACTCCAATACAACGTGTAAATATTGCACGTCATCCTAATAGGCCAACGTGTCTTCACCACATATTTAATATTACTGAGAAG TTTGTAGAGCTACATGGTGATCGAGGAGGGTATGATGATCCTGCAATTATCACAGGTCTTggatcaataaatggaagaagCTACATGTTCATTGGTCAACAGAAGGGTAGAAACACAAAGGAGAACATTATGCGCAATTTCGGAATGCCTACACCCCATGG GTGGTATACACCATCATGGGTTGTCCTGCTGGGCCAG TTTGTACAATTGCATTTCAGGATGCATGAGGTGGAATTCTATTTCTGGAAACGTACTTAG
- the LOC141684262 gene encoding acetyl-coenzyme A carboxylase carboxyl transferase subunit alpha, chloroplastic-like isoform X6: MALKDLYTHLTPIQRVNIARHPNRPTCLHHIFNITEKFVELHGDRGGYDDPAIITGLGSINGRSYMFIGQQKGRNTKENIMRNFGMPTPHGYVYMEVVYTIMGCPAGPAYSSTKLENSI; the protein is encoded by the exons ATG GCTCTCAAAGATCTCTACACACATTTGACTCCAATACAACGTGTAAATATTGCACGTCATCCTAATAGGCCAACGTGTCTTCACCACATATTTAATATTACTGAGAAG TTTGTAGAGCTACATGGTGATCGAGGAGGGTATGATGATCCTGCAATTATCACAGGTCTTggatcaataaatggaagaagCTACATGTTCATTGGTCAACAGAAGGGTAGAAACACAAAGGAGAACATTATGCGCAATTTCGGAATGCCTACACCCCATGGGTATGTATATATGGAG GTGGTATACACCATCATGGGTTGTCCTGCTGGGCCAG CTTATTCATCAACAAAGCTAGAGAATTCGATTTAG
- the LOC141684262 gene encoding acetyl-coenzyme A carboxylase carboxyl transferase subunit alpha, chloroplastic-like isoform X12 gives MALKDLYTHLTPIQRVNIARHPNRPTCLHHIFNITEKFVELHGDRGGYDDPAIITGLGSINGRSYMFIGQQKGRNTKENIMRNFGMPTPHGWYTPSWVVLLGQG, from the exons ATG GCTCTCAAAGATCTCTACACACATTTGACTCCAATACAACGTGTAAATATTGCACGTCATCCTAATAGGCCAACGTGTCTTCACCACATATTTAATATTACTGAGAAG TTTGTAGAGCTACATGGTGATCGAGGAGGGTATGATGATCCTGCAATTATCACAGGTCTTggatcaataaatggaagaagCTACATGTTCATTGGTCAACAGAAGGGTAGAAACACAAAGGAGAACATTATGCGCAATTTCGGAATGCCTACACCCCATGG GTGGTATACACCATCATGGGTTGTCCTGCTGGGCCAG GGTTGA
- the LOC141684262 gene encoding acetyl-coenzyme A carboxylase carboxyl transferase subunit alpha, chloroplastic-like isoform X10: MALKDLYTHLTPIQRVNIARHPNRPTCLHHIFNITEKFVELHGDRGGYDDPAIITGLGSINGRSYMFIGQQKGRNTKENIMRNFGMPTPHGWYTPSWVVLLGQISSQG; the protein is encoded by the exons ATG GCTCTCAAAGATCTCTACACACATTTGACTCCAATACAACGTGTAAATATTGCACGTCATCCTAATAGGCCAACGTGTCTTCACCACATATTTAATATTACTGAGAAG TTTGTAGAGCTACATGGTGATCGAGGAGGGTATGATGATCCTGCAATTATCACAGGTCTTggatcaataaatggaagaagCTACATGTTCATTGGTCAACAGAAGGGTAGAAACACAAAGGAGAACATTATGCGCAATTTCGGAATGCCTACACCCCATGG GTGGTATACACCATCATGGGTTGTCCTGCTGGGCCAG ATTTCATCGCAGGGTTGA
- the LOC141684262 gene encoding acetyl-coenzyme A carboxylase carboxyl transferase subunit alpha, chloroplastic-like isoform X11: MALKDLYTHLTPIQRVNIARHPNRPTCLHHIFNITEKFVELHGDRGGYDDPAIITGLGSINGRSYMFIGQQKGRNTKENIMRNFGMPTPHGWYTPSWVVLLGQDA, encoded by the exons ATG GCTCTCAAAGATCTCTACACACATTTGACTCCAATACAACGTGTAAATATTGCACGTCATCCTAATAGGCCAACGTGTCTTCACCACATATTTAATATTACTGAGAAG TTTGTAGAGCTACATGGTGATCGAGGAGGGTATGATGATCCTGCAATTATCACAGGTCTTggatcaataaatggaagaagCTACATGTTCATTGGTCAACAGAAGGGTAGAAACACAAAGGAGAACATTATGCGCAATTTCGGAATGCCTACACCCCATGG GTGGTATACACCATCATGGGTTGTCCTGCTGGGCCAG GATGCATGA
- the LOC141684261 gene encoding uncharacterized protein LOC141684261: MEEKTNVVMEHPGHEHLLVLNENYIAYKKGVLCRGCGEEIDSCKSSPIYFCAYFCTKFLVHKTCAELPREIVNPTDPNEVLSIHPCLWGQEYCIICGFFGRRTYFIYRSSLNPKICVCVKCAGIQVQQSKEDTIFVHPGHSHPLALIEQLSSFRCCACKVIDNILDSSYRCTKCQFWIHKSCGDAPPSFQFQFHKHPLILSFSLPKVYQKFFQFCRICHERLYWIEWLYCCRSCRYFTHFQCARSRSSLLSSGENETFPNLVHLPAADELSLYNLLLEQFIKDKIILSDSSNNSSISGAPNYIKHWSHEEHDLKLITTDELYDRKNDDEILLLCDGCVKPIQTCDSQLYACLPCKYFMHKFCAEFPREIEHHLWPGKMLFANKYSEPFDLFECSGCGFYSNGIFFSMILPNERTIRLHIGCVTLPRVIKHEAHSHQLQLHQDTKHACNACGRSSAECKYECKDCRFSICGKCISKVKTYKHRWDPHPLHLIYDAGMVEKHEHEFDCEFCSQEINTNRWFYHCSKCDLSFHTDCILELSSSDDYSNVKFGATDIIKDKVHPHGLTFVFNKKVRPCRNCEEESLGKPVLQCAPCNSTPSLIPIVPVYKVYVVSVHQLDQIFKSDSQRATCNARGWCYRQSIQIQYMCRKY; encoded by the exons ATGGAAGAGAAAACTAATGTAGTAATGGAGCACCCTGGCCACGAACACTTGCTAGTCCTGAATGAAAATTACATTGCTTATAAAAAGGGTGTTCTTTGTCGTGGCTGCGGTGAAGAAATAGATTCATGTAAATCATCACCTATTTATTTTTGTGCTTATTTTTGTACTAAGTTTTTAGTCCACAAAACTTGTGCAGAGTTACCCCGAGAGATTGTAAACCCAACTGACCCGAATGAGGTTCTCTCTATTCACCCTTGTCTATGGGGGCAAGAATATTGTATAATATGTGGCTTTTTTGGGAGACGAACTTATTTCATCTATCGCAGTAGTTTGAATCCTAAAATTTGTGTTTGCGTCAAATGTGCTGGAATCCAAGTTCAGCAGTCCAAAGAGGACACTATATTTGTGCATCCAGGTCATAGTCATCCGTTAGCCTTAATCGAGCAACTGTCCTCATTTAGATGTTGTGCTTGCAAAGTAATTGATAATATATTAGACTCGTCTTATAGATGCACCAAATGTCAGTTCTGGATCCACAAAAGTTGTGGTGATGCACCTCCCTCTTTCCAATTTCAATTTCATAAACACCCTCTTATCCTCTCATTTTCTCTTCCTAAAGTCTACCAGAAATTTTTTCAGTTCTGTAGAATCTGCCATGAAAGACTGTATTGGATAGAATGGCTTTACTGTTGTCGCAGCTGCAGATATTTCACTCATTTTCAGTGTGCTAGATCAAGATCAAGTCTGTTGAG CTCCGGTGAGAACGAAACGTTTCCTAATTTGGTGCACCTGCCCGCAGCCGATGAATTATCTTTATATAATCTATTGCTTGAGCAATTTATAAAGGATAAGATTATTCTATCTGACTCTTCTAACAACAGTAGCATCTCTGGTGCACCAAATTATATTAAACATTGGTCGCATGAAGAACATGATCTTAAACTCATAACAACTGATGAGTTGTATGATCGGAAAAATGATGATGAAATATTATTGCTTTGTGATGGTTGTGTCAAACCCATTCAAACTTGTGATAGTCAATTATATGCTTGTCTTCCTTGCAAATACTTTATGCATAAATTCTGCGCCGAGTTTCCTAGAGAGATTGAACACCACCTTTGGCCAGGTAAAATGCTATTTGCAAATAAGTATAGTGAGCCATTCGATCTTTTTGAGTGTAGTGGTTGCGGATTTTATAGCAATGGTATATTCTTTAGTATGATACTACCCAATGAGCGCACAATCCGTCTTCATATTGGATGTGTGACCTTACCCAGAGTTATCAAACACGAAGCTCACAGTCACCAACTTCAACTTCATCAAGACACAAAGCATGCTTGTAATGCCTGCGGAAGGAGTTCTGCTGAATGTAAGTACGAATGTAAAGATTGCAGGTTCAGTATTTGCGGAAAATGTATTAGCAAGGTAAAAACATACAAACACAGGTGGGATCCTCACCCCCTGCACTTGATATATGATGCTGGCATGGTCGAAAAACATGAGCATGAGTTTGACTGTGAGTTTTGCTCTCAAGAAATAAACACAAACAGATGGTTCTATCATTGCAGTAAGTGTGACCTTTCATTTCATACTGACTGTATTTTAGAGTTATCATCATCTGATGACTACTCCAATGTAAAGTTTGGGGCTACCGATATAATTAAAGACAAAGTGCATCCCCACGGACTCACATTTGTTTTCAACAAAAAGGTTCGTCCATGCCGGAACTGCGAGGAAGAAAGCCTTGGTAAACCGGTACTCCAATGTGCACCATGTAATAGTACC CCTTCCCTGATTCCTATAGTTCCTGTTTACAAAGTATATGTGGTATCTGTTCACCAACTCGATCAAATTTTCAAAAGTGATTCGCAACGGGCTACTTGTAATGCACGCGGTTGGTGTTATCGTCAATCTATCCAGATTCAATATATGTGCAGAAAGTATTAG